The following are from one region of the Flavobacteriaceae bacterium UJ101 genome:
- a CDS encoding peptidoglycan-associated lipoprotein (Thought to play a role in bacterial envelope integrity. Very strongly associated with the peptidoglycan (By similarity); Belongs to the OmpA family. Pal subfamily; Contains 1 OmpA-like domain.), whose product MKKTISSLLALGFLFSATAQEKIEQYYGSEQEYENYVKFKKDQRKFNSWSVSLHGGSSMMAKGELTSLGLFGGEDFNIGYDVQLGLTKHINHAFGIQLLGQLGQTTQSVLLGGTKYATQSDYQAVSLIGDINLSSIFRRVDNKSRYAWALHGYGGVGIIGYETKADGNTNAAITDGTTLADVDMDFESMFAQVGWGLQYKLNQSFDLEFKSMYVMTGDEEYDGSTGLGLTGPGSTGGDNDGSDNFWTNSLGIIYKIGKHNEHEKWYDPFQALYSQQVLDKGGFECIDEDNDGVCDEWDCELGTLAGARVDGCGKALDVDLDGFIDLEDKCVTVPGVENGTLGRGCPIEKEEVKPVDPVVITTDVINLSDVEFYYNEARWYPEYNNLLKKAARAIKANPDANFKLEGHTDARGSDAYNQKLSQRRADAIRKYLISQGADASRISAIGKGESEILNHCVNGVKCSNDEHRVNRRVLLRADRKLVMPN is encoded by the coding sequence ATGAAGAAAACTATATCAAGTTTACTAGCTTTAGGGTTTTTATTTAGTGCTACAGCACAGGAAAAAATAGAACAATACTATGGTAGTGAACAAGAATATGAAAATTATGTCAAGTTCAAGAAAGATCAAAGAAAATTTAATTCTTGGTCTGTATCTTTACATGGAGGTAGCTCTATGATGGCAAAAGGAGAATTAACTTCTTTGGGGTTATTTGGAGGTGAAGACTTCAATATTGGTTATGATGTGCAGTTAGGATTAACAAAGCATATTAACCATGCTTTTGGTATTCAATTATTAGGACAATTGGGACAAACTACTCAATCTGTTTTATTAGGAGGTACTAAATATGCTACTCAATCAGATTATCAAGCGGTATCATTAATTGGAGATATTAATTTATCATCAATTTTTAGAAGAGTAGATAATAAATCTCGTTATGCATGGGCTTTACATGGATATGGAGGTGTAGGTATCATTGGATATGAAACTAAAGCTGATGGAAATACAAATGCAGCTATTACTGATGGAACTACATTAGCTGATGTTGATATGGATTTTGAATCAATGTTTGCTCAAGTTGGTTGGGGATTACAATACAAATTGAACCAGAGTTTTGATTTAGAATTTAAGTCAATGTATGTAATGACAGGTGATGAGGAATATGATGGATCAACAGGATTAGGTTTAACAGGACCTGGTAGTACAGGAGGAGACAATGATGGTTCTGATAACTTCTGGACGAATTCATTAGGTATTATCTATAAAATAGGAAAACATAACGAACATGAAAAATGGTATGATCCATTCCAAGCATTATATTCTCAACAAGTATTGGATAAAGGAGGATTTGAATGTATCGACGAAGATAATGATGGAGTATGTGACGAATGGGATTGTGAGTTAGGAACATTAGCTGGTGCACGTGTTGACGGATGTGGTAAGGCTTTAGATGTTGATTTAGATGGATTTATTGATCTAGAAGATAAATGTGTTACTGTACCAGGTGTAGAAAATGGAACTTTAGGAAGAGGTTGTCCAATTGAAAAAGAAGAAGTGAAACCAGTTGATCCAGTTGTAATTACTACTGATGTAATTAACTTATCTGATGTTGAGTTTTACTATAACGAAGCAAGATGGTATCCTGAATACAATAACTTATTAAAGAAAGCTGCTAGAGCTATTAAAGCAAACCCAGATGCTAACTTTAAGTTAGAAGGACATACTGATGCTCGTGGATCTGATGCTTATAATCAAAAATTATCTCAACGTAGAGCTGATGCTATTAGAAAGTATTTAATCTCTCAAGGTGCAGATGCATCAAGAATATCAGCAATCGGTAAAGGTGAGTCTGAAATTCTTAACCACTGTGTTAACGGAGTTAAATGTTCTAACGATGAGCACAGAGTAAATCGTAGAGTATTATTAAGAGCAGACCGTAAATTGGTTATGCCAAACTAA
- a CDS encoding deoxyguanosine kinase (Purine-specific deoxyribonuleoside kinase that phosphorylates preferentially deoxyguanosine, as part of the deoxyribonucleotide salvage pathway. Belongs to the DCK/DGK family.), with translation MKNNLIVIEGNIGSGKTTLSKMIAEKYNAKLVLEKFDENPFLPKFYEDPEKYAFPLEMSFLAERFQQLNETLLNRDLFQQLTVADYYVFKSLIFSEVTLTEDEYKLYRKFFHIMYADLVKPDLYVYLYQTTDRLLKNIEKRGRTYEQNIDRNYLDKINRAYMKYIKEHSYLNVLILDISDIDFVQNFSIKEKIISKIFASINNSYTFVKV, from the coding sequence ATGAAGAATAATCTTATAGTAATAGAAGGAAATATAGGCTCAGGGAAAACAACATTGTCAAAAATGATTGCCGAAAAATATAATGCAAAATTAGTTTTAGAAAAATTTGATGAAAATCCTTTTCTTCCAAAATTTTATGAAGATCCAGAAAAATATGCTTTCCCTTTAGAGATGTCTTTTCTTGCAGAACGTTTTCAACAGTTGAACGAAACTCTCTTAAACAGAGACCTGTTCCAGCAATTGACCGTAGCAGATTATTACGTTTTTAAATCGCTTATTTTTTCAGAAGTAACTTTGACAGAAGATGAATATAAATTATACCGTAAGTTTTTTCATATTATGTACGCGGATTTAGTAAAACCTGATTTATATGTTTATTTATATCAAACGACAGATCGATTACTAAAAAATATAGAAAAAAGAGGACGCACATATGAACAAAATATTGATCGAAATTATTTAGATAAAATTAACCGTGCTTATATGAAGTATATTAAAGAACACTCTTATTTAAATGTCTTAATATTAGATATTTCAGATATTGATTTTGTCCAAAATTTTTCGATAAAAGAAAAAATAATATCAAAAATATTTGCTAGTATAAATAACAGTTATACTTTTGTAAAAGTTTAA
- the FOL1 gene encoding dihydroneopterin aldolase (Belongs to the HPPK family.; KEGG: dfa:DFA_08871 dihydroneopterin aldolase / 2-amino-4-hydroxy-6-hydroxymethyldihydropteridine diphosphokinase / dihydropteroate synthase) has translation MNRKNVTYLSLGSNLGNKKENIEEGIKLIKESVGEIIQISNYYISESWGFKSEDFLNNIIEVETRFAPLQLFNRIKLIEEKLGAFHNSYLEGYQSRIIDIDVIYYNNFLYNQKLLSIPHLNMHNRKFVLLPLLELNSDIKHPIFNKDVKELLKVCTDRSEVFLYEE, from the coding sequence ATGAATCGTAAAAATGTTACATATTTATCCTTAGGAAGTAATTTAGGAAATAAGAAAGAAAATATTGAAGAAGGGATTAAACTGATAAAGGAAAGTGTAGGAGAGATTATACAGATATCTAATTATTATATTTCTGAATCTTGGGGATTTAAATCAGAGGATTTTTTAAATAATATAATAGAAGTTGAGACTCGATTTGCACCATTGCAGTTGTTTAATCGTATTAAATTAATTGAAGAAAAATTAGGTGCATTTCATAATTCATATTTAGAAGGATATCAATCAAGAATCATTGATATAGATGTAATTTATTACAATAATTTTTTGTATAATCAAAAACTATTAAGTATTCCACATCTTAATATGCATAATAGAAAATTTGTATTATTGCCATTGTTAGAATTAAATTCAGATATAAAACACCCTATTTTTAATAAAGACGTCAAAGAATTATTAAAAGTGTGTACGGATAGAAGTGAAGTATTTTTGTATGAAGAATAA
- the sppA gene encoding protease (Digests cleaved signal peptides in vitro, its in vivo function is unknown. This activity is necessary to maintain proper secretion of mature proteins across the membrane; Belongs to the peptidase S49 family.; KEGG: cph:Cpha266_0556 protease IV; Serine endopeptidases) — protein MKSFFKTVLAVILGLTIFILLPLMLLGLFSGLSSNETGYNITKNSILEIDFKTPIIESYDDIEFNFTDFESSNYLTFYNILTAINKAKDDDNIKGISLKLNGSTTDYAQSQSIRNALINFKSANKFIYAYGDNLSQRDYYIGSVADSIFVSPLSNIELKGISAEVTFYKKLFDKIGVEFEIIKHGKYKSAVEPYFLDHMSPESKEQTQVLIDDIWKNISSEIAQSRKLPMEQFNILTDSLKAFNAKSALQVKLIDGIKYENQYKELLGIDTTAKDQENPIVSVSNYLSSLNNPFNKDQIAIIYASGVITSGNKSDGIQDQNIIKKIQKAKKDASVKSVVLRINSPGGDAAASERILHELRLLQKEKPLIVSFGGVAASGGYYIAGAADTIIASPNTITGSIGVYGAIPNVKKLAEKVGVSTDITETNANSNIFSPLTGTSPKFKEVIHESIEDVYDLFLENVAQNRKVSKAEIDSIAQGRVWSGIKAKQNGLVDVLGDLDTAIAFAAKKAGIEKFDLLELPKKKSEIEMIMEKFGGEKEMQIEVIIGEKLGPEIYNSYKEIDYLKNSGTIHLKLPYIIELK, from the coding sequence ATGAAATCATTTTTTAAAACTGTACTTGCGGTTATTCTTGGGTTAACAATTTTCATTCTTTTACCACTAATGCTTTTAGGATTATTTAGTGGATTAAGCTCTAATGAAACAGGCTACAATATTACTAAAAATTCTATTCTCGAAATAGATTTTAAAACACCTATTATTGAAAGCTATGATGATATTGAATTCAATTTTACTGATTTTGAATCTTCTAACTATCTAACCTTTTATAATATATTAACCGCTATTAATAAAGCTAAAGATGATGATAATATTAAAGGAATTTCTTTAAAATTAAATGGTAGTACTACAGACTATGCTCAATCACAATCTATTCGAAATGCTTTAATCAATTTTAAATCTGCTAATAAATTTATTTATGCCTATGGGGATAACTTATCTCAAAGAGATTATTACATAGGCTCTGTTGCTGATTCTATATTCGTTTCTCCTTTATCAAATATTGAATTAAAAGGTATTAGTGCTGAAGTTACTTTTTATAAAAAACTTTTTGATAAAATTGGGGTTGAATTTGAAATTATCAAACATGGTAAATATAAATCGGCTGTTGAACCTTATTTTTTAGATCATATGAGTCCTGAGAGTAAGGAGCAAACGCAAGTTCTTATTGATGATATATGGAAAAACATCTCATCTGAAATAGCACAATCGAGAAAATTACCAATGGAACAATTCAATATTCTAACGGATAGCTTAAAGGCCTTTAATGCTAAAAGCGCTTTACAAGTTAAGCTAATTGACGGAATTAAATATGAAAATCAATACAAAGAATTATTAGGTATTGACACTACAGCGAAAGATCAAGAGAATCCTATAGTTTCTGTTTCAAACTATTTATCTTCATTGAACAATCCTTTTAATAAAGATCAAATTGCTATTATTTATGCATCTGGAGTTATAACTTCTGGAAATAAATCTGATGGCATTCAAGATCAGAATATCATAAAAAAAATACAAAAAGCCAAAAAAGATGCTTCTGTAAAATCAGTAGTTTTAAGAATTAACTCTCCTGGTGGAGATGCTGCTGCTTCCGAGAGAATCCTACATGAATTACGTCTTTTACAAAAGGAAAAACCTTTAATTGTTTCATTTGGAGGTGTTGCAGCTTCAGGAGGTTATTATATTGCAGGAGCTGCTGATACCATTATAGCTTCTCCTAATACTATTACAGGATCTATAGGTGTTTATGGTGCCATTCCTAATGTTAAAAAACTAGCTGAAAAAGTTGGAGTAAGCACTGATATTACAGAAACCAATGCTAATTCTAATATTTTTTCTCCTCTAACAGGAACTTCTCCAAAATTTAAAGAAGTAATTCATGAAAGTATCGAAGATGTTTATGATCTCTTTTTAGAAAATGTAGCACAGAATCGTAAAGTTTCAAAAGCAGAAATCGATTCTATAGCACAAGGACGTGTTTGGTCAGGAATTAAAGCCAAACAAAACGGATTAGTTGATGTCTTAGGAGATCTAGATACCGCTATTGCATTTGCAGCAAAAAAAGCAGGTATAGAAAAATTCGATCTTCTTGAACTTCCAAAGAAAAAATCTGAAATTGAAATGATTATGGAAAAATTTGGAGGTGAGAAAGAAATGCAAATAGAAGTTATTATTGGAGAAAAACTGGGTCCTGAAATCTATAACTCTTATAAAGAAATTGATTATTTAAAAAACAGTGGAACCATTCATCTCAAACTTCCATATATCATCGAATTAAAATAA
- a CDS encoding mreB-like protein (Belongs to the FtsA/MreB family.) — protein sequence MGLFDFMTHDIAIDLGTANTLIIHNNKIVVNSPSIVAIDRRTEKLIAVGEKAKQMQGKTHENIKTIRPLKDGVIADFDASEGMIRELIRSIPALKKRLFSPSLRMVICIPSGITEVEKRAVKDSASHVNAKDVKLIYEPMAAALGVGIDVQQPKGNMIIDIGGGTTEIAVIALGGIVCDKSVKVAGDVFTADIAYYMRTHHNLYVGEKTAEEIKIDVGAAIEDLPHPPEDLAVQGRDLLTGKPKEIVVSYKEIARALDKSILRIEDAIMETLSITPPELAADIYNTGIYMAGGGSLLRGLDERISKKTDLPVYIAEDPLKAIVRGTGIALKNIDKFNFLMS from the coding sequence ATGGGTTTATTTGATTTCATGACTCATGATATCGCGATTGACTTAGGCACAGCTAACACGTTAATTATTCATAACAATAAAATTGTTGTGAACAGTCCTTCCATTGTCGCTATAGACAGGAGAACTGAAAAACTAATTGCTGTAGGAGAAAAAGCCAAGCAAATGCAAGGGAAAACGCATGAAAACATAAAAACAATTCGTCCTTTAAAAGATGGTGTAATTGCTGACTTTGATGCCTCTGAAGGAATGATTAGAGAACTAATTCGTAGTATTCCTGCTTTGAAAAAACGCTTATTTTCACCTTCTTTAAGAATGGTTATTTGTATCCCTTCAGGAATTACTGAAGTGGAAAAAAGAGCGGTGAAAGATTCTGCAAGTCATGTTAATGCCAAAGATGTAAAATTAATATACGAGCCTATGGCAGCAGCTTTAGGTGTTGGAATTGATGTACAACAACCTAAAGGAAATATGATTATTGACATTGGAGGTGGAACCACTGAAATTGCTGTAATTGCTTTAGGAGGAATTGTTTGTGACAAATCTGTAAAAGTTGCGGGAGATGTGTTTACAGCTGACATCGCTTACTATATGCGTACGCATCATAATTTATATGTTGGAGAAAAAACAGCAGAAGAAATTAAAATTGATGTGGGAGCTGCTATAGAAGATTTACCTCATCCACCAGAAGATTTAGCTGTTCAAGGGCGTGACTTACTTACAGGTAAACCTAAAGAAATTGTCGTGAGTTACAAAGAAATAGCTCGCGCATTAGACAAATCCATTCTTCGAATCGAAGATGCTATTATGGAAACACTTTCTATTACACCACCAGAATTAGCTGCTGATATTTATAACACAGGAATTTATATGGCCGGGGGAGGTTCCTTATTAAGAGGATTAGACGAACGAATTTCTAAAAAAACAGATTTACCTGTTTACATTGCAGAAGACCCTTTGAAAGCAATTGTAAGAGGTACTGGTATTGCACTTAAAAATATTGATAAATTCAATTTCTTAATGTCTTAA
- a CDS encoding penicillin-binding protein (Cell wall formatio; PBP-2 is responsible for the determination of the rod shape of the cell. Its synthesize cross- linked peptidoglycan from the lipid intermediates (By similarity); Belongs to the transpeptidase family.) yields MEKNNTVYIFFGVIIIFVAIFILKLAQLQLWDDKYIVSSNNLSIRKKITVPERGFIYDRTGKLLVANNPSYDINLIYGKGLGEDFDTLELCKLIKIDTAKFNVILKDAKFKYNTPYALRENVSQDEIAYIQEKIHHYPNIKIDNRISREYLVNSGYHILGYLRKISPKQLKKDTLDYYNQNDRVGKAGVEASYEKVLRGEKGVEYFRVDNRGNIIGNYENGEKNKKPIAGHDITLTIDFKLQQYAEKLMQNKRGAVVAIDPNNGEILALVSSPYINPKEMNDQNFNHYFSIYNNDTIYNRLNNKAAAGRYPPGSPFKMLVGLAALQENVIQDSISKYICKHGFPLGRGRKMGCHCGYYYRPIRVDQAIAKSCNNFFASSYRDIVRKYDNDSIGINQWRKHMQSFGLDTWFGNDIHEGSKGKIPSANTYNRYYGPYSSGKWGVIASVSNGIGQGEVEATPLQMANFTAAIANKGFYYTPHIVKAIDNKVLTDSIYHQKKITTVDPKHFDVIIKGMQGVFDYGTARRFRYNKIPMAGKTGTSQNPQGQDHSIFTLFAPVDNPKIAIATIVENGHYGATWAGPISSLVAEKYLTDTIKRTRLEKRMISKSFYSEYKKQAENYYQKVQANKRKNRIEAVLKSINQTFDLVDSLKIIQPLNTDSLYLAN; encoded by the coding sequence ATGGAGAAGAATAATACCGTATATATATTTTTTGGAGTCATCATTATTTTTGTAGCAATTTTCATTTTAAAATTGGCACAACTACAATTATGGGATGATAAATATATTGTGTCTTCTAACAACTTATCCATTAGAAAAAAAATAACCGTTCCAGAACGAGGATTTATATACGATCGCACAGGAAAATTACTTGTAGCAAACAATCCATCTTATGATATAAACCTTATTTATGGAAAAGGATTAGGTGAAGATTTTGACACACTTGAACTTTGTAAATTGATAAAGATTGATACGGCAAAATTCAATGTTATTTTAAAAGATGCCAAGTTTAAATACAATACTCCTTATGCTTTAAGAGAAAATGTTTCACAAGACGAAATAGCTTACATTCAAGAAAAAATACATCACTACCCGAATATAAAAATAGACAATAGAATTTCAAGAGAATACCTTGTCAACTCAGGATACCATATTTTAGGTTATTTAAGAAAAATTTCTCCAAAACAATTAAAAAAAGATACACTAGATTATTACAATCAAAACGACCGTGTTGGAAAAGCAGGAGTTGAAGCCTCTTATGAAAAGGTTTTAAGAGGAGAAAAAGGGGTCGAATATTTTAGAGTTGATAATAGAGGAAATATTATTGGAAATTATGAGAATGGTGAAAAAAACAAAAAACCTATTGCAGGACATGACATTACTTTAACTATTGATTTTAAATTACAACAGTACGCTGAAAAATTAATGCAAAATAAACGAGGTGCTGTTGTAGCCATAGATCCTAATAATGGAGAAATCCTAGCCTTGGTATCATCTCCTTATATCAATCCTAAGGAAATGAATGACCAAAATTTCAATCATTATTTTTCCATCTATAATAATGACACTATTTACAATCGGTTAAATAACAAAGCTGCTGCGGGACGTTATCCTCCTGGATCACCTTTTAAAATGTTAGTAGGTCTAGCTGCTTTACAAGAAAATGTTATTCAAGATTCTATTTCAAAATACATTTGTAAACACGGATTTCCTTTAGGGCGAGGTCGAAAAATGGGGTGCCATTGTGGTTATTATTACCGACCTATCCGAGTAGATCAAGCCATTGCAAAATCATGCAATAATTTCTTTGCAAGTTCTTATCGAGATATTGTACGAAAATATGACAATGACTCTATTGGAATTAATCAGTGGAGAAAACATATGCAAAGTTTTGGTCTCGACACATGGTTTGGTAACGATATTCACGAAGGAAGTAAAGGAAAAATACCTTCCGCAAATACTTATAACCGTTATTATGGTCCATATTCTAGTGGGAAATGGGGTGTTATTGCTTCCGTTTCAAATGGTATTGGACAAGGAGAAGTAGAAGCAACTCCTTTACAAATGGCTAATTTCACTGCTGCTATTGCTAATAAAGGTTTCTATTACACTCCTCACATTGTAAAAGCTATTGATAACAAAGTATTAACCGACTCCATTTATCATCAAAAAAAGATCACTACAGTTGATCCTAAGCATTTTGATGTTATTATAAAAGGAATGCAAGGTGTTTTTGATTATGGTACAGCAAGAAGATTCCGTTACAATAAAATTCCAATGGCAGGAAAAACGGGAACTTCTCAAAACCCTCAAGGACAAGATCACTCAATTTTCACACTTTTTGCTCCAGTTGATAACCCTAAGATTGCTATAGCTACCATTGTTGAGAATGGACATTATGGTGCAACATGGGCTGGACCAATCTCATCTTTGGTTGCTGAAAAATATTTAACTGATACAATCAAACGAACTCGATTAGAAAAACGAATGATAAGTAAAAGTTTTTATTCTGAATATAAAAAACAAGCTGAAAATTATTATCAAAAAGTACAAGCTAATAAAAGAAAAAACAGAATAGAAGCTGTTTTAAAAAGTATTAACCAAACGTTTGATCTAGTAGATTCTCTTAAAATAATACAACCTTTAAATACCGATAGCCTATACCTTGCAAACTAA
- a CDS encoding putative lipid II flippase FtsW (Essential cell division protein. Transports lipid-linked peptidoglycan precursors from the inner to the outer leaflet of the cytoplasmic membrane; Belongs to the SEDS family. FtsW subfamily.), which produces MYILIVGFGVLSINAVDSSKALKQLIWISASLPLIIVTCSLNRTFYERFSGLFYIISVLLLAGLFIFGKTINGATAWYSFGAFSIQPTEFSKIGVALMIGNFLATPKLEMNKPSTLLTAVAYLAVPLLLIKFQPDDGSVLVFSAFFVGLLIHRVWMVKQLFIIGIIFLTLFILGIAYTDLIQYLHNNLYILLITTLCIILIIFIIFRFIFYIKQSTLYLIAILGVFFCIGTIFASEAIFSSLKPHQKDRIEILFLDDTDKKIRNEKNGYNLYTAKSAIASGELHGKGYLKGDMPKGNIVPEQETDYIFTVIGEEWGFIGSSIFILTYGIFLLRLFWLAHRQRSIFSSYFGYSIASIFTIHFIINIAMVMGIFPTIGIPLPFLSYGGSSLWGFTLMLFIMIRLDAERKQILR; this is translated from the coding sequence TTGTATATTTTAATCGTTGGATTTGGAGTTCTATCTATCAATGCTGTTGACAGCTCTAAAGCATTAAAACAATTAATATGGATCTCTGCAAGTCTTCCGCTTATTATTGTAACTTGTTCGCTAAACAGAACCTTTTACGAACGTTTTTCAGGACTTTTCTATATCATAAGTGTTCTTTTACTTGCTGGATTATTTATTTTTGGTAAAACTATTAATGGTGCTACTGCTTGGTATTCTTTTGGTGCTTTCAGTATTCAGCCTACCGAATTTTCAAAAATAGGTGTTGCCTTAATGATTGGAAACTTTTTAGCCACCCCTAAACTTGAAATGAATAAACCTTCAACTTTATTAACTGCAGTGGCTTATTTAGCAGTACCCTTACTTTTAATCAAATTCCAACCTGACGATGGGTCTGTATTAGTTTTCTCTGCATTTTTTGTAGGTTTATTAATCCATCGAGTATGGATGGTTAAACAACTTTTCATCATAGGAATCATCTTTTTAACTCTTTTTATTTTAGGTATTGCTTACACTGATCTTATTCAATACCTCCATAACAATTTATATATTTTACTAATTACTACACTCTGTATCATTTTAATTATCTTTATTATTTTCAGATTCATTTTCTATATAAAACAATCTACCTTATACCTTATTGCTATACTAGGTGTATTTTTCTGTATAGGAACTATTTTTGCTTCAGAAGCTATTTTCAGCAGTTTAAAACCGCATCAAAAAGACCGTATTGAAATATTGTTTTTAGATGATACAGATAAAAAAATTCGAAACGAAAAAAATGGTTACAATCTATATACTGCCAAATCAGCTATTGCTTCCGGAGAATTACATGGAAAAGGATACTTAAAAGGTGATATGCCAAAAGGAAATATTGTACCAGAACAAGAAACTGATTATATTTTCACTGTTATTGGTGAAGAATGGGGTTTTATAGGAAGTTCTATTTTTATTTTAACTTATGGAATATTTCTACTACGACTTTTTTGGTTAGCACATAGACAACGTTCTATATTTTCAAGTTATTTTGGTTATTCTATTGCCAGTATTTTCACTATACACTTTATTATCAATATAGCTATGGTAATGGGAATTTTTCCTACTATCGGAATTCCTTTACCCTTTTTAAGTTATGGAGGTTCGTCTTTATGGGGGTTTACCCTAATGCTTTTTATTATGATCCGTTTAGACGCAGAAAGAAAACAAATTTTACGTTAA
- the serA|PHGDH gene encoding phosphoglycerate dehydrogenase (Involved in the degradation of L-serine via 3- hydroxypyruvate. Catalyzes the non-reversible reduction of 3- hydroxypyruvate to yield D-glycerate; Belongs to the D-isomer specific 2-hydroxyacid dehydrogenase family.; KEGG: orh:Ornrh_0174 D-3-phosphoglycerate dehydrogenase): protein MKILVNDGISKVGEEALNKAGFEVITHKVAQEQLIDFINENSVEVVLVRSATKVRKDIIDACPTLKVIGRGGVGMDNIDVEYARGKGIKVINTPAASSKSVAELAFAHMFSMVRFLHDSNRNMPLEGESQFKALKKQYSGGQELAGKTLGVIGFGRIAVETIKIAIGIGMKVVVADIEEITRDITLDFFDGQTVTFKITSVSLDKMLPQADLITLHVPSQGKPILGKEQFDKMKKGVGVVNTARGGVIDEDALLEAIEEEKVKYAALDVFANEPSPEIRLLMNPELSLTPHIGGSTIEAQNRIGLELADQIKEIYKK, encoded by the coding sequence ATGAAAATATTAGTAAACGATGGTATATCAAAAGTAGGAGAAGAAGCTTTAAATAAAGCAGGCTTTGAAGTGATTACCCACAAAGTAGCACAAGAACAATTAATTGATTTTATTAATGAAAATTCAGTTGAAGTTGTTTTAGTACGTAGTGCTACTAAAGTTAGAAAAGATATAATCGATGCATGTCCTACTTTAAAAGTAATTGGAAGAGGAGGTGTAGGAATGGATAATATTGATGTTGAATATGCTAGAGGAAAAGGTATAAAAGTGATTAATACGCCTGCTGCATCATCAAAATCGGTAGCAGAATTAGCATTTGCTCATATGTTTTCAATGGTTCGTTTTTTACACGATTCGAATCGAAATATGCCTTTGGAAGGAGAGTCTCAATTTAAAGCGTTGAAAAAACAGTATTCTGGAGGACAGGAATTGGCTGGAAAGACCTTAGGTGTTATTGGGTTTGGACGAATTGCTGTAGAAACAATCAAGATTGCTATAGGAATTGGTATGAAAGTGGTGGTAGCAGATATTGAAGAAATTACTCGAGATATTACCTTAGATTTTTTTGATGGACAAACCGTTACATTTAAAATTACGAGTGTATCATTAGATAAAATGTTACCTCAAGCTGATTTGATAACATTACATGTTCCTTCTCAAGGGAAACCTATTTTAGGGAAAGAACAATTTGATAAAATGAAAAAAGGAGTTGGAGTAGTAAATACAGCTCGTGGAGGAGTAATTGATGAAGATGCATTATTAGAAGCAATAGAAGAGGAAAAGGTAAAATATGCAGCTTTAGATGTTTTTGCAAATGAGCCATCTCCTGAAATTAGATTGTTAATGAATCCGGAGTTATCCTTGACACCTCATATTGGAGGATCAACTATTGAAGCACAAAATCGTATTGGATTAGAATTAGCAGATCAAATAAAAGAAATTTATAAAAAGTAA